A DNA window from Cobetia marina contains the following coding sequences:
- the pcnB gene encoding polynucleotide adenylyltransferase PcnB, with protein MFKGFTRFLQRPGDRLKTLFNATDAPEATLPSLRVIPRDEHPVSRRQLSENALKVLYRLQSGGYQAYLVGGCIRDALLGERPKDFDVATNATPEQVRELFRNARIIGRRFRIVHVRFGREVIEVTTFRGKPADSTPSQHTQQSEDGMLLRDNVWGSIEEDALRRDFTINALYYDVSDFTIHDWAHGVRDIEARMIRLIGDPETRYREDPVRMLRAVRFAGKLDFDIEEATAEPMYELAPLLLQIPPARMFEEVLKLFMSGYALETFHLLREFGLFQMLFPETEESFAHYHWSMPLIEKALASTDDRIRDDKPVTPAFLYAALLWPGVKARTDQLVASGMPDIPAAHQAAQQAIARQLNHTSIPKRFSIPMREIWDMQAKLPRRRGKRAFQTREHPRFRAAYDFLLLREFAGEVKPGLGKWWTDFQEVDSRAQVAMIEGVSDEGPAGSKPAGTKRRGKRRRNGRGQG; from the coding sequence ATGTTCAAAGGATTTACCCGCTTTCTCCAACGCCCCGGTGACCGCTTGAAGACGCTTTTCAATGCAACTGACGCGCCCGAGGCCACCCTGCCCAGCCTGCGTGTGATACCGCGGGATGAGCATCCCGTGTCCCGCCGCCAGCTCAGCGAAAACGCGCTGAAGGTGCTCTATCGCCTGCAGAGCGGCGGCTATCAGGCCTATCTGGTCGGTGGCTGCATCCGCGATGCCCTGCTCGGCGAGCGCCCGAAGGACTTCGACGTGGCGACCAACGCCACGCCGGAACAGGTCCGCGAGCTGTTCCGCAACGCACGTATCATTGGCCGACGCTTCCGCATCGTGCATGTACGCTTCGGCCGTGAGGTGATCGAGGTCACCACCTTCCGTGGCAAGCCTGCCGACAGCACGCCGAGCCAGCATACCCAGCAGTCGGAAGATGGCATGCTGCTGCGCGACAACGTCTGGGGCTCCATCGAGGAGGACGCGCTGCGCCGCGACTTCACGATCAACGCCCTCTACTACGACGTGTCCGACTTCACGATCCACGACTGGGCACATGGCGTGCGTGACATCGAAGCGCGCATGATCCGCCTGATCGGTGACCCGGAAACGCGCTATCGCGAAGATCCGGTCCGCATGCTGCGGGCGGTCCGCTTCGCCGGCAAGCTGGACTTCGACATCGAGGAAGCCACCGCCGAACCGATGTACGAGCTGGCACCGCTGCTGCTGCAGATTCCGCCGGCACGCATGTTCGAGGAAGTGCTGAAGCTGTTCATGTCCGGCTACGCTCTGGAAACGTTCCACCTGTTGCGTGAGTTCGGTCTGTTCCAGATGCTGTTCCCGGAAACGGAAGAGAGCTTCGCGCACTATCACTGGTCCATGCCGCTGATCGAGAAGGCGCTGGCGAGCACGGATGATCGTATCCGTGACGACAAACCGGTCACGCCGGCCTTCCTCTACGCTGCGCTGCTGTGGCCTGGCGTCAAGGCACGCACCGACCAGCTGGTCGCCAGTGGCATGCCGGACATCCCGGCCGCCCACCAGGCGGCTCAGCAGGCGATCGCCCGTCAGCTCAACCACACCTCGATTCCGAAGCGCTTCAGCATCCCGATGCGCGAGATCTGGGACATGCAGGCCAAGCTGCCGCGTCGCCGTGGCAAGCGCGCCTTCCAGACCCGCGAGCATCCACGCTTCCGCGCCGCCTATGACTTCCTGCTGCTGCGGGAATTCGCCGGCGAAGTGAAGCCGGGACTGGGCAAGTGGTGGACCGACTTCCAGGAAGTCGATTCCCGTGCTCAGGTCGCCATGATCGAAGGCGTGTCCGATGAGGGGCCGGCAGGCAGCAAGCCCGCGGGCACCAAACGTCGCGGCAAGCGCCGTCGCAATGGTCGTGGACAAGGCTGA
- the folK gene encoding 2-amino-4-hydroxy-6-hydroxymethyldihydropteridine diphosphokinase yields MTSTALIGLGANLDDPRAQLERALEALDRLPLTRCTRHSRLYASKPVGPQDQPDFVNAVAELTTRLSPLALLDQLQALEQQHRRVRLRHWGPRTLDLDLLLFDDRSITTSRLSVPHPEMLTRGFVLRPLADLLGPVRVSSLSEDDLETLAQRVEGDDLLPLGPRE; encoded by the coding sequence ATGACTTCGACAGCCTTGATCGGCCTCGGTGCCAATCTTGACGATCCGCGCGCTCAACTCGAGCGCGCACTTGAGGCGCTGGACCGCCTGCCGCTGACCCGCTGCACGCGCCACTCGCGCCTGTATGCCAGCAAGCCGGTCGGGCCTCAGGATCAACCTGACTTCGTCAATGCCGTCGCCGAGCTCACCACACGCCTCTCCCCCCTGGCGCTGCTGGATCAACTGCAGGCACTCGAACAGCAGCACCGTCGCGTACGATTGCGCCACTGGGGGCCTCGCACCCTGGATCTGGACCTTCTACTGTTCGATGATCGCTCCATCACTACCTCGCGCCTGTCAGTGCCGCACCCCGAGATGCTCACACGAGGTTTCGTGCTGCGTCCACTGGCGGACCTGCTGGGCCCCGTACGCGTTTCCTCCCTGAGCGAAGATGACCTGGAGACGCTGGCACAGCGGGTTGAAGGAGATGACTTGCTCCCCCTCGGGCCTCGGGAGTAG